Part of the Anopheles coluzzii chromosome 3, AcolN3, whole genome shotgun sequence genome is shown below.
TAAAACCACATTCTGACAAAACTGTGCACATTAATGACCGAACGAGCAAGTAACCGAAACAACTTATCATATAACCCCATCCACTTCGTTGAAGATAGTGTGTTCGAGACTTGATTTAGCATTCAACTCGTTATTGGAGCTTTTATTCCGATAGCCAGAACGAAAACACCCTCGAGTTTTGGGGCAATTCGCTAAACTTAGCAACAGGTCTTTTTTCAGCCGCGATTCAACCTAGCTCATGCATCATTGCACTGGTTCTTCCgcgagcaacaaaacaaaaccagcaaTGCCACTCGGATGAGATACAATGCAGCGATCGTGATATAAATTTATTCCTCTGCTAACACTTGGGAATCCACAGCGCCAAACGCGACGACGATCTGTGCTGGGACACCCATCTTGCCTCTCCTTCCTTCGGTCCGCGAGCGATGCacgaaaatgaattattttagcACGGTTTATGACTTTTCCCACAAGCAGTTTATCACGCCTGACCAGAAGGAAGATGCTGAGCAGTGCGATGTAAAGAAAGGATAATCGGAATTGAAAGGCTCACAAATGTGGGACGCGATTGACGGTTGCGGTGCCGTGGAAGGTGTGTTCCGTTTATGATAAATAGCAGCACCGACTGAGGACGACCATTCCAACAGTTTCCGTGCGAATGCTCACTGGCCAAGCTTTATTTTGGTTGGATAAGTGGcataaaatttaaatgcatTATCATAATATACCATGCCAGCAATAAAGCTCATCGAAACTCATTAGAATGCAGAATTTTGTGGCCGACCAGATTCTTCAACTGCAGTAAACATTACCGCTAAATATTAACTGACGTCGAGTCGCTAAGCTGATAACAGGAGCAATATCATATTTGGTTGGTTTAAGAAACGGCTCTCCAATGAGTGCAAAACTTCTCAATACCATTTTTTGTCCAATGTTTTGTATAGAGGTTTAATTACCTGCACTGATAcctgcacaaaacaaaatcgtaaGTATCATCCAAGTAAAACTATTTGGCGTTTGTTAATGTCCACGTGAAATTAGTCTTATTGGCATAGAGATGCTACATCTATAAAACACCTCCCAAATTAGCAACGCTTGCACATATGCTTATGTGTTGCATAAGCAAAGCACATCGCAGATTCTTCAACTGAAAAATCTGCTCGCGGCTTATTTCCATCGTGCTATGATAGACTCACTTGGACAGGTCAATGTAAGGTCGCAGCCGTAAAACTCAATTATCTCTTTCCCGGGCTGTAAGGGTAGTCTGTTTTGAAAATATCATACTTTTAGCCGCACTTGTGTGCCATATTGTTGATAACGAAACGCGCATTTTATCAAATGCTGCAACATTCTACAGAATTTTGGTGTTAACCATTCAAGaaaaattttgaaactcaaacCGCGTCATAATGTAAGTTCCATGTGGTAAAACGAGACGCTTGTTTATTCTTTGCAACTTCCAGCGCAAGGTAATTAAGTTCACCTTTTTCCCGGGAAACCCCTCAAACCTCACATCAACCCCAGACCCCCACCTCCAACGTTACCGGTTCCAATGGTTCCAATCGGTGTGGACTGtgcaaaaatggaagcaaCAATTCTGAACTCGTAAACAGTAAATCATAGGATAATGCCGGCTAACTGGAAACGTGTAGCAGTGCAACaaagtttactttttttcgcATTTACGTGTACCAGAGGATTCCACAAAATGTATCTACTACCACTTGAGCTTTAGTTATTCTCGGTTAAACTGATGCTTCTTCCTCTCCTCGCGCGTGTTTTATATGCTGTAAGACGTGTTGGATCGTTTAAGACCCTATTTAaccgaaacaacaaaaaacaaaataaattttcgtTCTAAATATTTATTCTACCCTTCTGTCTTTCCTTTTTCCAGATGAATCAGCAGTGCAAAGTTTGTGGCGAACCGGCAGCCGGTTTTCATTTCGGAGCCTTCACTTGCGAAGGTTGCAAGGTAAGAAGCTGTTTTCTTGTTTCATAATAATGGTGGGAACAACAACCTCATTCTGCGCTCTGCATCTAGTACCGCACAGTAATGCATCAGCCGGAAGAAGTACCCTTCCTGACGTTGGTGGAAACGCTGCACTGCTTGGTAGTGTTTCTGTTCAGCCGTGTTCAGTATAGCTTCTCGACATAAAAGGATCGTCAGCGTGTTGTTGTTCAGATTAGGCACACTCTCCAGCAAATTCATTCCATCCACCCAAATATCTTGTTTCATGGGATTGCCAACGATTGTGGAAGGGCTGATGAATCAGCATCACACTGCGGGGCATTGAGTGACAACTCATTGCTCAATGACTCTGGTCTACAAATATCACATCGTAAACGCTCATCCCGTGCAACACCCACATACATTTTGTCACCAAGGGAACATAGTAATCCACGCATAAACAGATCGCAAATAAGTTGCCAATCGCTCGCGCACTGCAAGTTTAGTGGCTATATTTCATTGTGTGTATGGTTCCTGTTAAAGATTTAGAACAAATTCAAAGTCCATGATTGAAATTTTACATTACTTGTTTAGTTACTTGTATATTATAACTACAATTCTTACTGTACGGCTTTATCAACAGTTTGCCCATTCACTGAGCGTAAACGGATTCAGATACACCGATCAAGAGGATAAGCCTACATTCATTTGCTGAACAAGGAGAACAAAAGTTGCGACATCGCGTTGGTTTGCTCTAATGAAGGTTACATTGCCGTACGTTAAAGGTCAAACTAGACAAACGGACTTGAATCGATCGAGCCTCAGTGATGTGGgctattttcataaatttcagCGAGTTTCTTTCGCTTGCGGCGATTTCTTAGGGATCGTGTTAAAACACAATTGTTACCGTACTTTTCGCAGGTACGATAGAGCAGGTCCGTTCTTCAAATTCACGAGGATGGGGGTAAAGCGttgctctctttttttttctcaagtTAAATTACAAATGACAAATCAGTCCTAGCCTACATTAGTCAACCGCCATCATCGTTTGATGAGAGCCGATCGAATGGAAGTTGAAAAAGCAATCAAACTTGCCGTTGCAACCAGATTACCTGCTGTGTGATTCCCACTCATCGTTTTAACATCACGTATTGCCACGACCCTTTAGATCAATCAGATTCAATGCACGTGGTGAATGCAATCGAATTGTTTAACAGTGCTCACACAGTGGGATTTCATTTCACACCGAATATCTATGTAAAATGTAGCTCTATTTCTACATCTATTGTGACATTACCCAAAcgcaatttcaatttttatctAATATTAAAGCACTCTCGATCATTGTGATCTTTTGTAAGTTAGCAATAACCTGCCACGTATTGCGTAACCAACACATTCAAGTCATATCAATTTCAagtacaacaacaaatttcttCCGCGATGAACATCAGATTGTAGAACAATTTCTGAACTTCTACAAGAAGAAAAGGCTGATGACAGCTTGATTTACTCCGAGTATGAACAGTACTTTGCGTGATCATCAACTGAAAAGCGTGTCTCTAAGTACATTCGCAATTTCCATTAAGCAATCGTTCTTTTCCACAACGTACAGATCCCATTACTCAAAATTATTGAACTAGTCGACTGGTCACGTACAAGTGCATACGAACAAGTGCATAAACACTTGCTTGCAGTTATTTATATACAACTGGTTACATTTGTAAGCTAGTTGTTGATGGACGTTTCTCCCATCATTTCACTTATTTGGTATGGTATACTGCAATGATCCTTAGTCTTCATCAAGAAAAGAGTTTTACTTGTTCATTTCATAATATATGTTTTTGCTGTTCTagttccagtttttttttcactaattCATACAAATACACCACGATACAATAATTAAGTATCTAATCTAATAATTGATGATTGCAGAACAATGCGTCACCATTATTATCATATGCATTGCAAGTACATATGTAAcgatttcgtttgttttcccttttattttaatttcagtCTTTTTTCGGCCGATCATACAACAACTTATCTTCGATCTCGGAGTGTAAAAATAACGGAGAAtgcatcattaataaaaagaATCGAACCGCCTGCAAGGCGTGCCGCTTGCGCAAATGCCTGATGGTTGGAATGTCGAAAAGCGGCTCTCGTTACGGACGTCGGTCGAACTGGTTTAAGATCCACTGCTTGCTTCAGGAGCAACAGCAAGCCGCCCAGCAACAAGGAAACCATCAGAAACCGTCACAACCAGTCGGGATCCATGCGGGAATGTTTCACGGGGGTTATCCTCATGGCATGTATCCTCGACCACCATGCACAAAGGAAGAGCTGATGCTTCTCGGCCTAGAGGAGTACAGCAAGCACCCATCTGCATCGCCCTCCGTTAGTTCTCCTGATAGTCACAACTCGGATAGCTCCAATGAGATCAATGATCGCAGAAATGCGCTACTACGGCAGGGTAAATTGCACGATTCACCAATCAACAAGGATCTGTTCCTTCCACTGCCGTTTGGTGGACTACCATTGATGCCGCCTCCTGGCTTCCTGCCCTCGTCACATCTCATGTTTCCAGGCTTCCATCCGGCACTTTATTCCCATCCACAAGCAGGTCTGCTAAAGCCTGCTGATACTCATTTAACGCTTCCTAGCTCACCCCTCGCCAATAACAACAGTCGCTTTACACCAAATCACAACACCGATCAGAGCGTCCATCCGACCGCGGGATCCGGTAATGATAACGGAAAATCCCCAGAGTCTTTCTCAAAACGCTACATTCTTGATCAGGTGCTCGAGTCACAGCGTTGTCCTAGTAATGGCACGACAGGAAGCGATAAAGACGAACCTGAATCGGAAGAGGTGGTTCCTGCAACGATGACTCCTCCACGGTCTCCTATTGTGTCTGCTCCACAACAGAACACGATAGTGCGAAATTCTCCGACTCCTTCCAGCCATCGTATTCAACAAGACAATCCTATAGATTTGAGTATGAAAACGGGAAGCAGTTGCACTTCCGCTGACGAGCGCAGATCTTCAATGTCCGGTGCTGAATCGAATGGTTCCGATGATGAAGCTAATGCCGACAGTCGCCCGTCATCCGGAATGGACAAGTATAATTTTAACTTGGCTACCACAGCAATCCCTGTAGCTACCAAAAACATTTCGGCCACCAACAATATTAACCatcataacaacaacaacaacaacaacagcttcaGCAACAACCAAAATCATCACCATGATACAGTACGTCATTCTCCACGCCCGTTGTCGGTATCGCCATCACACCCGGTACAGCCTCACCGAGTGTCCCCAATACGATCTGACTCTCCGCGGCACTTGCAACACCATTACCAaacccatcaccatcatcagcatctaCAGCAGCAACCACATCGTCAACGTCACGCTCTTGCACATCATGTTGGAAGTGGAAGCGAGTCAGACCTCGAGCCAGAGGAAACCGAGTACGATCGTGAGGTTAAACGTATGAAGCTGCAAGGTACCACGCCGTTGGACCTTACCACTAAGGTTTAAGCTGCCCAAGTTCGAAGACGCTTCCCGTATATGTTGCCGAAGTGAATGTTGTGGTGCAATTGTTGTTTAGAACTGTCGAGTATAGCTAAGTGAAAATAATTGATAATTGATTAGATTTTGTTTCGCAACAAGTGCAAAACATCTTCTGCGATACATGGGAGGTAGCCAGTTGCCTAGAATAATAAGTGTATAGTACAAGTGAAGTAGCAATTGTTTTAACAAAATATCGCACGATGAATATCAAAACAAGCTGCAGAGCATTTATCAGCAGTTCATTACCAAAGATCGACAATGGTTCGATACAGATGTTCATGTTTGTGaatattgtaaatattttacattgttAGATATAGCTGCAGACACTAAGTGTGTCCATATCAATAGATGAATAGTAAAATCGTGCGGATAGTAATAATTTGCAATTGCAAATTCAAATGCATGAAGGGAGAATCCCATGACATAAACGACCATGTTTTGGTTCAAGCATCAACATATATTCAAGTGGgatgttttgttgtaaaaactCGACGATTCTAAAACGCCACACTTGATTTGTCAAAGtgagttattgattaaaaacaATGTGCCAGTACATGGAATGTCACCTGTAGATTACCAGTCAGATATAATCATTTTGGCAAGGCAACATTGGTCAGTATTAATGATGATTCGATTTAGGTCTGCTGACAATGGGATGAGGTGAACGCCTCATATCAATATAGTCAATTATTAGACTCCTCTACTTCCAAATATTTCTGTACATTCCACATTTCGTTATGAAGACGGCACTTTTAATGCGTGAAGAAGCAAGTTTGCCTTTGGTGGGTGTTTCTGAGTAATGTAATAAACGAGCCTGTAAAAACAACGAAAGTATACGGATATTTAACGCCAAAGCAGCTACCGGAATTCCTGTGCCACAAATACTCCAGAAAAAAAGGCTTCTGGTGCTACTCAAACTGGTTTGAGACAGTGGATCCCATCATGCTTCGCCTTGCTTCTATCCAACAATGTACATGCTGGGTTGAGTGTCGATCAAATGCATACAAATTAACGACCGCTTTTCTTTCtatatcatcatcatttttcatttcgtcTCGTAGGACTTCAGTTTCTTTCCCCATTCCCGTACTGCCTATGTTTGAGCAGGAAAATATATCGTTACCAACTCTTTACACCAAGCCTTCGGCGAGTTCAACTTATTCCTATGATCTAAAAAAAGGCCTTCGCAATAGTTATAATAATTTTGTGAATATCTTACCTACGTCAATCGAATTAATCCACAGTTTGGCACAGTTTAACATTAAAAGCATTCTTTGTGGCGATTATTAAAACGTGCGTTTGTCATAATATCGCTATTTTGGAGAGGTAATTAAAATTCGTGCAATAAAATTCCATAATCAAAAGAGTTATTCTTTCGCCATTTCTATACAACATAATGTAATCAAATATCTCAAAAGTATGATCCAAACATTTTCACACTATAAACATCTACTTAGC
Proteins encoded:
- the LOC120957924 gene encoding knirps-related protein-like; translated protein: MNQQCKVCGEPAAGFHFGAFTCEGCKSFFGRSYNNLSSISECKNNGECIINKKNRTACKACRLRKCLMVGMSKSGSRYGRRSNWFKIHCLLQEQQQAAQQQGNHQKPSQPVGIHAGMFHGGYPHGMYPRPPCTKEELMLLGLEEYSKHPSASPSVSSPDSHNSDSSNEINDRRNALLRQGKLHDSPINKDLFLPLPFGGLPLMPPPGFLPSSHLMFPGFHPALYSHPQAGLLKPADTHLTLPSSPLANNNSRFTPNHNTDQSVHPTAGSGNDNGKSPESFSKRYILDQVLESQRCPSNGTTGSDKDEPESEEVVPATMTPPRSPIVSAPQQNTIVRNSPTPSSHRIQQDNPIDLSMKTGSSCTSADERRSSMSGAESNGSDDEANADSRPSSGMDKYNFNLATTAIPVATKNISATNNINHHNNNNNNNSFSNNQNHHHDTVRHSPRPLSVSPSHPVQPHRVSPIRSDSPRHLQHHYQTHHHHQHLQQQPHRQRHALAHHVGSGSESDLEPEETEYDREVKRMKLQGTTPLDLTTKV